From a region of the Bradyrhizobium sp. KBS0727 genome:
- a CDS encoding ABC transporter substrate-binding protein yields the protein MKKALLSAAAVVAALALPGSPALAQTNEITIGISISTTGPAAALGIPERNALDFVPKEIGGVPLKLIVLDDGGDPTAATTNARRFVTESKADIIMGSCTTPPTIAVSTVANEAAIPHFGLAPFPINEARMKWSVDLPQSIPIMGKVLYEHMRAHNIKTVGYIGYSDSYGDLWVNDFKAQGVPLGMTMIDEERFARPDTSVAGQVLKLVAANPDAILIGASGTAAALPQTALRERGYKGLIYQTHGAASMDFIRIAGAAAEGVIMSAGPVMSPETQADSALTKKPGLALNKAYEAKYGPNSRSQFAGHSYDAFEVLKRIIPVALKAGKPGTPEFREGIRQAFISEKEIVATQGVYNWTEKDRYGLDDRSRILLTVKDGKYVPAM from the coding sequence ATGAAGAAGGCTCTTCTGTCCGCCGCGGCCGTCGTGGCGGCACTCGCGCTGCCTGGCTCGCCGGCGCTGGCGCAGACCAATGAAATCACCATCGGGATCTCGATTTCGACCACCGGTCCGGCTGCGGCGCTCGGCATCCCCGAGCGCAACGCGCTGGATTTCGTGCCGAAGGAAATCGGCGGCGTGCCGCTCAAGCTGATCGTGCTGGATGACGGCGGCGATCCGACCGCGGCCACCACCAATGCGCGTCGCTTCGTCACCGAATCCAAGGCCGATATCATCATGGGCTCCTGCACCACACCGCCGACGATCGCGGTGTCGACGGTCGCCAATGAAGCCGCCATTCCGCATTTCGGCCTGGCGCCGTTCCCGATCAACGAAGCACGGATGAAGTGGTCGGTCGATCTGCCGCAGTCGATCCCGATCATGGGCAAGGTGTTGTACGAGCACATGAGAGCGCACAACATCAAGACCGTCGGCTATATCGGCTACTCCGATTCCTACGGTGATCTCTGGGTCAACGACTTCAAGGCGCAGGGCGTGCCGCTGGGCATGACCATGATCGACGAGGAACGCTTCGCGCGTCCGGACACCTCGGTCGCCGGCCAGGTGCTGAAGCTCGTCGCCGCCAACCCCGACGCGATCCTGATCGGCGCCTCCGGCACCGCCGCGGCATTGCCGCAGACGGCGCTGCGCGAACGCGGCTACAAGGGCCTGATCTATCAGACTCACGGCGCCGCCAGCATGGACTTCATCCGCATCGCGGGTGCCGCCGCGGAAGGCGTGATCATGTCGGCGGGTCCGGTGATGTCGCCGGAAACGCAGGCCGACAGCGCATTGACCAAGAAGCCGGGCCTCGCGCTCAACAAGGCGTATGAAGCGAAATACGGTCCCAACAGCCGCAGCCAGTTTGCCGGTCATTCCTATGATGCGTTCGAAGTGCTCAAGCGCATCATTCCGGTAGCGCTGAAGGCCGGCAAGCCCGGCACGCCGGAATTCCGCGAGGGAATCCGTCAGGCCTTCATCTCGGAGAAGGAAATCGTCGCGACCCAGGGCGTCTACAACTGGACCGAAAAGGACCGCTACGGCCTCGACGATCGCTCGCGCATCCTGCTGACGGTCAAGGACGGCAAGTACGTCCCGGCGATGTGA
- a CDS encoding thioesterase family protein: MFTHRRDVQIQWGDCDPANIVYYPRYFAMFDDSTSILFEAAGYSKQDLVHKYGLVGIPMVDTRAKFHIPSTHGDWITIESRIESFKRSSFEVTHKVFKGEALAIEAFETRVLVGRHPDDPARLKSAPMPQEIIERFMRG; this comes from the coding sequence ATGTTCACCCATCGCCGCGACGTACAGATCCAATGGGGCGATTGCGACCCCGCCAACATCGTCTATTACCCGCGCTACTTCGCAATGTTCGACGACTCGACCTCGATCCTGTTCGAAGCCGCCGGTTATTCGAAGCAGGACCTCGTGCACAAATACGGCCTGGTCGGCATTCCCATGGTGGATACGCGGGCGAAATTCCACATCCCGTCGACCCACGGCGACTGGATCACGATCGAAAGCCGGATCGAGAGCTTCAAGCGCTCCAGCTTCGAAGTGACCCACAAGGTGTTCAAGGGCGAGGCGCTGGCAATCGAGGCGTTCGAGACCCGCGTGCTGGTCGGCCGTCATCCGGACGACCCGGCGCGGCTCAAATCGGCGCCAATGCCGCAGGAGATCATCGAGCGGTTCATGCGGGGCTGA
- a CDS encoding SDR family NAD(P)-dependent oxidoreductase: MQLKDQAAIVTGGASGLGAATARRLAAQGAKVAVCDLNAKLAETVAAEIGGVAVICDVSDAASAEAAIAKAAAAHGPARVLVNCAGIGVAKRVIGKEGPMALADFDRVIKVNLIGSFNMLRLATADMSKLEPLPTGERGVVISTASIAAYDGQIGQSAYSASKGGIVAMTLPIARELAQFGIRVLTIAPGLFLTPLLANLPQEAQDSLAASIPFPRRLGQADEFASLALHMIDNPYLNGEVVRLDAALRMAPR, translated from the coding sequence ATGCAGTTGAAGGACCAGGCGGCCATCGTCACCGGCGGCGCATCGGGATTGGGCGCGGCCACCGCGCGCCGGTTGGCGGCGCAGGGCGCCAAGGTCGCGGTCTGCGATCTCAACGCCAAGCTGGCCGAAACCGTCGCCGCCGAGATCGGCGGCGTTGCCGTGATCTGCGACGTGTCCGATGCTGCGTCCGCCGAAGCCGCCATCGCCAAGGCCGCCGCGGCCCATGGCCCGGCGCGCGTGCTGGTGAACTGCGCCGGCATCGGCGTCGCCAAGCGGGTGATCGGCAAGGAGGGCCCGATGGCGCTCGCCGACTTCGACCGGGTGATCAAGGTCAACTTGATCGGCTCCTTCAACATGCTGCGGCTCGCGACCGCTGACATGTCGAAGCTGGAGCCGCTTCCGACCGGCGAGCGCGGCGTGGTGATTTCCACTGCCTCGATCGCCGCCTATGACGGCCAGATCGGCCAGTCGGCCTATTCGGCCTCCAAGGGCGGCATCGTCGCCATGACGCTGCCGATCGCGCGCGAACTGGCGCAGTTCGGCATCCGCGTGCTGACGATCGCGCCGGGGCTGTTTCTCACGCCGTTACTGGCCAATCTGCCGCAGGAGGCGCAGGATTCGCTCGCTGCATCGATCCCGTTCCCGCGCCGGCTCGGCCAGGCCGACGAATTCGCCTCATTGGCGCTGCACATGATCGACAACCCGTACCTCAACGGCGAAGTGGTGCGGCTCGATGCCGCGCTCCGCATGGCGCCGAGGTAA
- a CDS encoding feruloyl-CoA synthase, translating into MSVKPSPSASTDSAARAGSAHPLRAISFGNPDVTVERRDDGTIYLRPKARLSDYPVRITDRLHHWANAEPNRVFMAERNAARGWRQVTYAELLTSSRHIASALLARGLSAERPIVILSGNSIDHALIAFGALYAGIPFCPVSPAYSLVSKDYGKLGYLMKLLTPGLVFADDAAKFADALAVNVSAGTEIAASFGAVAGRDVTLLADLLATPVHASLDAVHDAIGPDTIAKFLLTSGSTGNPKAVINTQRMICANQVMLRETLAFLKDEPPVIVDWLPWNHTFGGNHNIGLTLYNGGSMYLDEGKPMPGGIEETVRNLREISPTVYFNVPKGYESLLPYLRDDKALRAKFFGRLHAMFFSGAALSPFVWNSLDELAVAETGFRVPMLTGLGATETSPFFMSVRPDTSRSGHVGLPVLGNDAKLLPNNGKLEVRAKGPNVTPGYWRQPELTAKAFDEEGFYKFGDALKPADPNDFDAGFDFDGRIAEDFKLASGTWVSVGPLRARFVAACAPLVRDVVIAGINHDEISALVVLDLDGCRLINPTLPSDNLAAAASDPLIRAAFRERFQKLLAGATGSSTRITRAVLLDTPLSIDRGEVTDKGSINQRAVLENRGTLIETIYASAPPAQVIALN; encoded by the coding sequence ATGAGTGTAAAGCCCAGCCCATCAGCCTCGACCGACAGCGCCGCGCGGGCCGGCAGCGCCCATCCATTGCGCGCGATCTCGTTCGGCAATCCCGACGTCACGGTCGAGCGCCGCGACGACGGCACGATCTATCTGCGCCCGAAGGCCCGGCTCAGCGACTACCCGGTCCGCATCACCGATCGGCTGCATCATTGGGCCAACGCCGAACCGAACCGCGTCTTCATGGCGGAGCGCAACGCGGCGCGTGGCTGGCGGCAGGTCACCTACGCCGAACTGCTGACGTCATCGCGGCATATCGCCTCGGCATTGCTGGCGCGCGGGCTCTCGGCCGAAAGGCCGATCGTGATCCTGTCGGGCAATTCGATCGATCATGCGCTGATCGCCTTTGGCGCGCTCTATGCCGGCATTCCCTTCTGCCCGGTATCGCCGGCCTATTCGCTGGTGTCGAAGGACTACGGCAAGCTCGGTTATCTCATGAAGCTGCTGACGCCCGGCCTCGTGTTCGCCGACGATGCCGCGAAATTCGCCGATGCGCTGGCGGTCAACGTCTCCGCCGGAACCGAGATCGCGGCATCCTTTGGCGCCGTCGCGGGCCGCGACGTGACGCTGCTTGCCGATCTGCTGGCGACGCCGGTTCATGCCAGCCTCGACGCGGTGCACGACGCGATCGGTCCCGACACCATCGCTAAATTCCTGCTGACCTCGGGCTCGACCGGCAATCCCAAGGCCGTCATCAACACCCAACGCATGATCTGCGCCAACCAGGTGATGCTGCGCGAGACGCTGGCGTTCCTCAAGGACGAGCCGCCTGTCATCGTCGACTGGCTGCCGTGGAATCACACCTTTGGCGGCAACCACAATATCGGGTTGACGCTCTATAACGGCGGTTCGATGTATCTCGACGAGGGCAAGCCGATGCCCGGCGGCATCGAGGAGACCGTCCGTAACCTGCGCGAGATTTCGCCGACGGTCTATTTCAACGTCCCCAAGGGTTATGAATCGCTGCTGCCGTATTTGCGCGACGACAAGGCGCTGCGCGCAAAATTCTTCGGCCGGCTGCATGCGATGTTCTTCTCGGGTGCTGCGCTGTCGCCGTTCGTCTGGAACAGCCTTGACGAGCTTGCGGTTGCCGAGACGGGTTTCCGGGTGCCGATGCTGACGGGTCTCGGCGCCACCGAAACTTCGCCGTTCTTCATGTCGGTCCGGCCCGACACCTCGCGCTCCGGCCATGTCGGGCTTCCCGTGCTCGGCAACGACGCAAAATTGCTGCCGAACAACGGCAAGCTCGAAGTGCGCGCCAAGGGGCCGAATGTTACGCCGGGCTACTGGCGCCAGCCCGAACTCACTGCGAAAGCATTCGACGAGGAAGGCTTTTACAAATTCGGCGATGCGCTGAAGCCGGCCGATCCCAACGATTTCGACGCCGGCTTCGATTTCGACGGCCGCATTGCCGAGGATTTCAAGCTCGCCTCCGGCACCTGGGTCAGCGTCGGCCCGTTGCGTGCGCGCTTTGTCGCCGCCTGTGCGCCGCTGGTGCGCGACGTCGTTATCGCCGGCATCAACCACGACGAAATCTCGGCGCTGGTCGTGCTCGATCTCGACGGCTGCCGCCTGATCAATCCGACGCTGCCATCCGACAATCTCGCCGCCGCCGCATCCGATCCGCTGATCCGCGCCGCCTTCCGCGAGCGGTTCCAGAAATTACTGGCAGGCGCCACGGGCTCGTCGACGCGGATCACGCGCGCGGTGCTGCTCGATACGCCGCTGTCGATCGACCGCGGCGAAGTCACCGACAAGGGCTCCATCAACCAGCGCGCCGTGCTGGAAAATCGCGGTACATTGATTGAGACGATTTATGCATCCGCGCCACCGGCGCAGGTGATCGCGCTGAACTGA
- a CDS encoding crotonase/enoyl-CoA hydratase family protein: protein MGNAVSAAAGQSDLLTIEQSGTVLSVGLNRPAKRNALNDGIILAIQDCFANLPDGIGAVVIHGIGDHFSSGLDLSELTEQDATEGLRHSQMWHRVFDRIQYSRVPVIAALKGAVIGGGLELACAAHIRVAEPSAYFALPEGQRGIFVGGGGSVRLPRLIGVARMTDMMLTGRVYSATEGAAYGFSQYLTETGGALPKAMELAERVAANAPLTNFAVLQALPMIAEANPQTGLLMESLMATVAQSDKEAKQRIRAFLDRKTAKVKPT, encoded by the coding sequence ATGGGAAACGCCGTCTCCGCCGCCGCGGGTCAATCCGACCTGCTCACGATCGAGCAGTCGGGCACGGTACTGTCCGTGGGGCTGAACCGTCCGGCCAAGCGTAACGCGCTCAACGACGGCATCATCCTCGCGATCCAGGATTGCTTTGCGAATCTGCCTGACGGCATCGGCGCGGTGGTGATCCACGGCATCGGCGACCATTTCTCCTCCGGCCTCGATCTGTCCGAACTGACCGAGCAGGACGCCACCGAGGGGCTGCGGCACTCGCAGATGTGGCACCGGGTGTTCGATCGCATCCAGTATAGCCGCGTGCCGGTCATTGCCGCGCTGAAGGGCGCGGTGATCGGCGGCGGGCTGGAACTGGCCTGCGCCGCGCATATCCGCGTCGCCGAACCCTCCGCCTATTTCGCGCTGCCAGAAGGCCAGCGCGGCATTTTCGTCGGCGGTGGCGGATCGGTGCGGTTGCCGCGGCTGATCGGTGTGGCGCGGATGACCGATATGATGCTGACCGGGCGGGTCTATTCGGCAACCGAAGGTGCGGCCTATGGTTTCTCGCAATACCTCACGGAAACGGGCGGCGCGCTGCCGAAGGCGATGGAATTGGCCGAGCGGGTCGCAGCCAATGCGCCGCTGACCAATTTCGCCGTGCTGCAGGCGCTGCCGATGATCGCGGAGGCCAATCCGCAGACGGGCCTGCTGATGGAATCGCTGATGGCGACCGTCGCCCAAAGCGACAAAGAGGCAAAACAGCGCATTCGTGCGTTTCTCGACCGCAAGACCGCCAAGGTGAAGCCGACCTGA
- a CDS encoding DUF3237 domain-containing protein — protein MTPVLETRYVFTITARIGDVTSAGDIGTGERRIIPIIGGEVKGEGINGKVLSFGADFQIIRPNELIELEAKYAFETDDGAVVYVENKGMRFGPVELLQKLKRGEPVDPKLIYFRTMPRFETGAPKYRWLMENIFVGSAARHADRVVIDVHQVL, from the coding sequence ATGACGCCGGTTCTCGAGACCAGATACGTCTTCACCATCACGGCCCGGATCGGCGACGTCACCTCGGCCGGCGACATCGGCACCGGCGAACGCCGGATCATTCCGATCATCGGCGGCGAGGTGAAAGGCGAGGGGATCAACGGCAAGGTTTTGTCCTTTGGCGCCGACTTCCAGATTATCCGGCCCAACGAGCTGATCGAGCTGGAGGCCAAATACGCCTTCGAGACCGACGACGGTGCGGTGGTCTATGTCGAGAACAAAGGCATGCGCTTCGGCCCGGTGGAGCTGCTGCAGAAGCTGAAGCGCGGCGAGCCGGTCGATCCGAAACTGATCTATTTCCGCACCATGCCGCGATTCGAGACCGGCGCTCCAAAGTACCGCTGGCTGATGGAGAACATCTTCGTCGGCTCCGCCGCCCGCCACGCCGACCGCGTCGTGATCGACGTGCATCAGGTGCTGTAG
- a CDS encoding TRAP transporter large permease, producing MSTDAVAVLGFVALFVLMLLRVPVGMAMGLVGVTGFGYLVGFSPALKLVGQTSMRTVTDYTFGVIPMFLLMGTLVSNSGMSRELFRAANGFVGHLRGGLGIATVAACAGFAAICGSSVATAATFSAVAYPEMRRFGYPQSFATGVIAAGGTLGAMLPPSTVLAVYGIITEQDIGKLFIAGIIPGLLAMMMYMITISLIGYFRPGFLPTGPQTSWRERFAGLKNIWAPVLLFVFVIGGLYGLPFLPRFTPTEAGGVGATGAFLIGIVTGRLDREKILASLLQATRTAAAVFTVLIGALIFGYFLTVTQTPQKVTEFLTGLGLGAYGVLALIMVMYLVLGCLMDAMAMIILTVPIIFPVISHLGFDPIWFGVIIVMTVELGLIHPPVGMNVFVIKSVVKDVSFSTIFRGVLPFVATDLVRLVILIAFPLLATWLPQRMMAGVH from the coding sequence ATGAGCACCGACGCTGTCGCTGTCCTGGGATTCGTCGCGCTGTTCGTGCTGATGTTGCTGCGCGTGCCGGTCGGCATGGCGATGGGCCTCGTCGGTGTCACCGGCTTTGGCTATCTGGTCGGTTTCTCGCCGGCGCTGAAGCTGGTCGGCCAGACCTCGATGCGGACCGTGACCGACTACACTTTCGGCGTGATTCCGATGTTCCTGCTGATGGGCACGCTGGTCAGCAATTCCGGCATGAGCCGTGAGCTGTTCCGGGCTGCCAACGGTTTCGTCGGCCATTTGCGCGGCGGGCTCGGCATCGCCACGGTCGCGGCCTGCGCCGGCTTTGCCGCGATCTGCGGCTCCTCGGTCGCAACGGCAGCGACGTTTTCGGCCGTCGCCTATCCGGAGATGCGCCGTTTCGGCTATCCGCAATCCTTTGCCACCGGCGTGATCGCGGCTGGCGGTACGCTGGGCGCGATGCTGCCGCCATCGACGGTGCTGGCCGTCTACGGCATCATCACCGAGCAGGATATCGGCAAGCTGTTCATCGCCGGCATCATCCCCGGCCTGCTTGCGATGATGATGTACATGATCACGATCTCGCTGATCGGCTATTTCCGGCCGGGCTTCCTGCCGACCGGTCCGCAAACCAGCTGGCGCGAACGCTTTGCGGGCCTGAAGAACATCTGGGCGCCGGTGCTGCTGTTCGTCTTCGTGATCGGCGGGTTGTATGGCCTGCCGTTCCTGCCGCGCTTCACGCCGACCGAAGCCGGCGGCGTCGGCGCCACCGGAGCGTTCCTGATCGGTATTGTTACCGGGCGACTCGACCGGGAAAAGATCCTGGCCTCGCTGCTACAGGCGACGCGAACCGCGGCCGCGGTCTTTACGGTGCTGATCGGCGCCTTGATCTTCGGATATTTCCTCACGGTGACGCAGACCCCGCAAAAGGTCACCGAATTTCTCACCGGCCTCGGGCTCGGCGCCTATGGCGTGCTCGCCTTGATCATGGTGATGTATCTGGTGCTGGGCTGCCTGATGGATGCCATGGCCATGATCATCCTCACCGTGCCGATCATTTTTCCGGTGATCAGCCATCTTGGTTTCGATCCGATCTGGTTCGGCGTCATCATTGTGATGACGGTCGAACTGGGCCTCATTCATCCGCCGGTCGGCATGAATGTCTTTGTCATCAAGAGCGTGGTCAAGGACGTGTCGTTCTCCACGATCTTCCGCGGCGTGCTCCCATTCGTGGCGACCGATCTGGTCCGGCTGGTCATCCTGATTGCGTTTCCGCTGCTGGCGACCTGGTTGCCGCAACGCATGATGGCCGGCGTTCACTAG
- a CDS encoding TRAP transporter small permease translates to MNRASMDRFIDTIEWIAAGFVGIVALNIFIAVILRNTLNYAIPDSFDIGRMLLGILIFWGIAATSYRGGHITVDLIWANVGPKYQRWIDVFATLVLLFVVTVQTWTLFDKVRGTYNDNVLTFEMHMPTWPFFAIAWAGDVSAVLLIAIRTYRLIFHPDQMHDPKIKPVE, encoded by the coding sequence ATGAATCGCGCCTCGATGGATCGCTTTATCGATACGATCGAATGGATCGCGGCCGGATTCGTCGGCATTGTTGCCCTGAACATTTTTATCGCCGTCATCCTGCGCAATACGCTCAATTATGCGATTCCCGACTCCTTCGATATCGGGCGCATGCTGCTCGGCATCCTGATCTTCTGGGGCATCGCCGCCACCAGCTATCGCGGCGGCCACATCACGGTGGACCTGATCTGGGCCAATGTCGGCCCGAAATACCAGCGCTGGATCGACGTGTTTGCGACACTGGTGCTGCTGTTCGTCGTCACGGTGCAGACCTGGACCTTGTTCGACAAGGTGCGCGGTACCTATAACGACAACGTGCTCACCTTCGAAATGCACATGCCGACCTGGCCGTTCTTCGCGATCGCCTGGGCTGGCGACGTCTCCGCGGTGTTGCTGATTGCGATCCGCACCTACCGCCTGATTTTTCATCCGGATCAGATGCACGATCCCAAGATCAAGCCCGTGGAGTAG
- a CDS encoding TRAP transporter substrate-binding protein, translated as MRKAFLALLLAASVTPALAQEKTFELKLSHWVPASHPLQKALEDWGAAVEKESGGTIKSKVFPAQQLGKAFDHYDMARDGIADVTYINPGYQPGRFPIIGAGELPFLMSDAKGGSMALDAWYRKYAEKEMKDVKFCLAFIHSPSSFHSRLKKVVVPDDVKGMKVRPAHATMATFITQLGGTNVQSSAPEVRDIIERGVADAVTFPWGSLVLFGIDKVTKYHMDAPLYVTTFAFVMNKDKYNQMSDRQKKAIDDNCNTEAAGRVGEPWGKFEDAGLDKVKAEQGHEVYKLTPEQTALWKKASEPLVKSWGEGVKKTGVDPDVAMTELRAALTKYNALAQ; from the coding sequence ATGAGAAAAGCGTTTTTGGCGTTGCTGCTCGCCGCCAGTGTGACGCCTGCGTTGGCGCAGGAAAAAACCTTCGAGCTTAAGCTTTCGCACTGGGTGCCGGCGTCGCACCCGCTGCAAAAGGCCCTGGAAGATTGGGGCGCGGCGGTCGAAAAGGAATCCGGCGGCACGATCAAGTCGAAGGTGTTCCCGGCGCAGCAGCTCGGCAAGGCGTTCGACCATTACGACATGGCGCGCGACGGCATCGCCGACGTCACCTACATCAACCCGGGCTATCAGCCAGGTCGTTTCCCGATCATCGGCGCCGGCGAACTGCCGTTCCTGATGTCGGACGCCAAGGGCGGCTCGATGGCGCTCGACGCCTGGTACCGCAAATACGCCGAGAAGGAGATGAAGGACGTCAAGTTCTGCCTCGCCTTCATCCACTCGCCCTCCTCGTTTCACTCGCGCCTGAAGAAGGTCGTGGTGCCCGATGACGTCAAGGGCATGAAGGTGCGCCCCGCACACGCCACCATGGCAACCTTCATCACCCAGCTCGGCGGCACCAACGTGCAGTCCTCGGCGCCGGAGGTCCGCGACATCATCGAGCGCGGCGTCGCCGACGCCGTCACCTTCCCGTGGGGATCGCTAGTGCTGTTCGGCATCGACAAGGTGACGAAGTATCACATGGACGCGCCGCTCTATGTCACGACGTTCGCCTTCGTGATGAACAAGGACAAGTACAACCAGATGTCCGACCGCCAGAAAAAGGCGATCGACGACAATTGCAACACCGAGGCCGCCGGCCGGGTCGGCGAACCCTGGGGCAAGTTCGAGGACGCTGGCCTCGACAAGGTCAAGGCCGAGCAAGGCCACGAGGTCTACAAGCTGACGCCGGAGCAGACCGCGTTATGGAAGAAGGCTTCCGAACCGCTGGTCAAGAGTTGGGGCGAGGGCGTCAAGAAGACCGGTGTCGATCCGGACGTGGCGATGACAGAACTTCGCGCCGCGCTGACCAAATACAACGCGCTGGCGCAGTAA
- the pobA gene encoding 4-hydroxybenzoate 3-monooxygenase translates to MRTKVAIIGAGPAGLLLGQLLHLYGIDNVIVERQTPDYVLGRIRAGLLEEGTVALLDEVGAGARAHGEGLVHHGVELAFGGARHRIDMYAATGKTVMIYGQTEVTLDLMNARKAAGLATVYQAADVKPHDFDTDRPRVSYVKDGVAHDIECDFIAGCDGFHGVSRASVKPSAIQTFERIYPFGWLGILSETPPVSPELIYNNHARGFALCTMRSSHRSRYYVQCPLDDHIDQWPDDRFWDELKRRLDQKAVDELVTGPSIEKSIAPLRSFVAEPMRFGRMFLAGDASHIVPPTGAKGLNLAASDVHYLSQAFREFYDEKSSAGIDGYSAKALARVWKAVRFSWWMTSMLHRFPDEGEFGARIQLAELDYLVSSKAASASLSENYVGLPF, encoded by the coding sequence GTGCGCACGAAGGTAGCAATCATAGGGGCAGGTCCGGCTGGATTGTTGCTTGGGCAACTTCTTCATCTTTACGGCATCGACAACGTCATTGTCGAGCGCCAGACTCCGGATTACGTGCTCGGCCGCATCCGCGCCGGCCTGCTGGAGGAAGGCACCGTGGCGCTGCTCGACGAGGTCGGCGCCGGCGCCCGCGCCCACGGCGAGGGGCTGGTCCACCACGGCGTGGAGCTCGCCTTCGGCGGCGCGCGGCACCGCATCGACATGTATGCCGCGACCGGCAAGACCGTCATGATCTACGGCCAGACTGAAGTGACGCTTGACCTGATGAACGCCCGCAAGGCGGCCGGCCTCGCCACGGTCTACCAGGCCGCCGACGTCAAACCGCATGATTTCGATACCGACCGTCCGCGCGTCAGCTACGTCAAGGACGGCGTTGCCCACGACATCGAATGCGACTTCATCGCCGGCTGCGACGGCTTCCACGGCGTCAGCCGCGCCAGCGTCAAGCCGTCGGCAATCCAGACCTTTGAGCGGATCTATCCGTTCGGCTGGCTCGGCATCCTCTCCGAGACGCCTCCGGTCAGCCCCGAACTGATCTACAACAACCACGCGCGGGGATTTGCGCTATGCACGATGCGCTCGTCCCACCGCAGCCGCTACTACGTGCAGTGCCCGCTCGACGATCATATCGACCAATGGCCGGACGACCGGTTCTGGGACGAACTGAAGCGGCGGCTGGACCAGAAGGCGGTCGACGAGCTCGTCACCGGTCCCTCGATCGAAAAGAGCATCGCGCCGCTGCGCAGCTTCGTCGCCGAGCCGATGCGGTTCGGCCGGATGTTTCTGGCCGGCGACGCCTCCCACATCGTGCCGCCGACGGGGGCCAAGGGATTGAACCTGGCTGCCAGCGACGTGCATTACCTCTCGCAGGCGTTCCGGGAGTTTTATGACGAGAAATCCTCCGCCGGCATCGACGGCTACTCAGCCAAGGCGTTGGCGCGGGTCTGGAAAGCGGTGCGGTTTTCGTGGTGGATGACCTCGATGCTGCACAGATTCCCCGACGAGGGCGAATTCGGCGCGCGCATCCAGCTCGCCGAGCTGGATTATCTCGTCAGCTCGAAAGCCGCGTCGGCGTCGCTGTCGGAGAACTATGTCGGGCTGCCGTTCTAG
- a CDS encoding PaaI family thioesterase, whose amino-acid sequence MTTSDIPEGFERHFRQSPLTDPWEPLYSKRTDKAVIIGLRLARPHTNGRGLIHGGLIAALSDNAMGYSCSHKMGGVSSLVTIGLAVDFIGTAEVGQWLAVESDVIKTGSTICFAQSLIKADDVIIARANGTFRVVPKKAPVP is encoded by the coding sequence ATGACCACATCAGATATCCCCGAAGGTTTTGAGCGCCATTTCAGGCAGAGCCCGCTGACCGATCCCTGGGAGCCGCTCTATTCGAAGCGGACCGACAAGGCCGTCATTATTGGATTGCGGCTCGCCAGGCCGCACACCAACGGCCGCGGCCTGATTCATGGCGGGCTGATTGCAGCACTTTCCGACAACGCCATGGGCTATAGCTGCTCCCATAAAATGGGCGGGGTATCGTCGCTGGTGACGATCGGACTTGCGGTCGATTTCATCGGCACCGCCGAGGTCGGGCAATGGCTTGCGGTCGAGAGCGACGTCATCAAGACCGGCAGCACGATCTGCTTTGCCCAAAGCCTGATCAAGGCCGACGACGTCATCATTGCGCGCGCCAACGGAACGTTTCGCGTGGTGCCGAAGAAAGCGCCCGTGCCCTAA